The Mytilus edulis chromosome 4, xbMytEdul2.2, whole genome shotgun sequence nucleotide sequence TTGTATTATCAATCGACCAAAAACATTCTTCAGATGTTTATTATATGCACATGATGTATGACATTAGTTTATGAACATCAGTATAAacactttgtcatgtttgtaattTGTCTTAAATTTTGGCAGTAAATATTAATATTGTGTTCAGCCTTTCACTTTCTCACATTCATCTCTGACATGATGTGTTTATGGCATTTAGAGTAAAAGcagcaaaaaattatcaaaatagctTTGATTTGACCTCTTCATTGATATTTTGGCTAAAAAATGTGTTTTACAAACACATGGATGtgtgtaaaatatcttttttaggtAAAGCAGTTGCtcatacatacattttgtattttgaccaaattgcctattttcatgattttggtaaaatatgtaaattttcatCTGTCTGactctacaacatgtacaatacatGCTCTATGACCATGTGATGACATCATTAGACAAATTGTCACACTCTCTCCATGTAGAAAACCCTTGTAAATTGTAACTACTCTTTCAGGGGTCTAGTAAGTAGCTAGTCCAAATAAGTTTGACTTCTTGAAAGGCTACTAGTCTATACCTTTTGctttaaaatgatgtcttacgtACATACTCTACAAGAGGGTACGTAGTAATGACAAATAACAGTTAAAATTCTTGCCATACATGCCATATGATTTAAGGTAATTTTTGGTGcttgacgataaaatgtacactttctttaaaacaataaaaaaaattgactgtaagTGTTTTGATGCATcaagttaatttttttccaaacacGACTCTATTAAACGACATTAATTTGAGACCTTTTACGATACACAATAAGGACATTTTGACAAATCAATTTGTTACTGACGTTCGGTAGCTGAAAAATTATCATTTGACGCCTGACGGTAAAGAGCATTACTACCccctttaacaatgtttaatgcGTCAAAGCAAAAAGTATTTATAATAGCTTTCAAGATGACTAATTATTTGCTAAATTTTTGTACCTATCCATGTCATTTCCTATATTAAGCAGAACCTACATATAGTACTCATTGTGAATaccgttctgaacatgcatgaaatacttgcaagtGGACATTTAATATTTAATCAACAAAATTATGTATCAATCAGACATTCCCAATTTGGCATATTGTTTCAGTTTGATGAAAGAAAGGGGGAAAATAAGATTTAGaaggaaattaaaacaaaagaaaacatgtacacaTATTGCATTTTCAGGTAAATAATTATCTCTGACTGTCACACTCACTCACTCACAGTCTGAGACCTGTGTGTTCGATTATTGAGCAGCCTCATCAGcaagtaaataatttaaaaacaaaaaattcacaACTTGGATACCACAGTCCACACTTGTATCTTTTTAACTGTTAGCAATTTTAAAAACCAATCAAATGTACAAGAAAATAAATCAAAGACGTGTGAATGTGAATGATATCATAAATAgtgtataaatataataatagttaCTTTAAAGTCAACATAAAAATGATTAACACTAACTAATCTGTGATGTCAAAACTTTTTTCTTCTTTCGAAAGGAGGAAATAAAGAACTAAATCTGGTTCCCAGTTTGAGTATGCATTTTTAGACCTTCGAATTTACTGCAAGTACCAGATTTTAGAAGGTGTGAAGCATGGAACAGGGCGATTTTGAGGAGGGTGAAATTTTGGATTCTGATGGAGATGACCAAAATAATAAGGTTGCAATATGtacacaattaattgttttaaatgatacaCACACTAAACAATAAGTTTAGCTTGCTCGTAGTGAAAAGAAACGTTGATAATACGTTGTTATTTTGGCTTTCGTGTTTTCGAGACGTTTCGGTCTCGCAACCATTTTTGTCACACGTCTTTTCGGCCACAGAACCAGTTTGGTGACAGTCGATTCGGTCACAGTTTTTCGTATTTTATTAACACAcacatatagatatatataggCAATAATTAATGTAACAAGTTTGGTTTGAAGGAACAAAAAgtcattttttcataaaagttttgAAAGTGTGCTTCTGCTCATGATACACCTTATGGCTATTCCCTGCATATGTCctgcttgaactattgacgtcatacaataatgactttttcattgtggcgtcagatattttgtatttatatgacgtcaaaattttacgggaacctgtgtgatgtccagtaatagcagacaaatagcgataaggtgtgtatttcagtcagagctcagacataaacaagtcattttttgtttttgacttacagaagtcaaaacatgtatttattataaaaatgtgttttcaattttagacttatctaagtcagaaaatgacagacttgtttaggtctatttatgttgatgaaaaaacataATTTGGCTAGGTGGCCaaagtacaccacctatgacagcaaaaacctgtctgagagttcacaaggacttgagctatttatatttaattatccAATTGAACATCCTAACTAAACACAGatattttacctcattaagtgtggcTCCAGGTGGTTGCactgtaaggttaattaacattatctctgattttttagactctcattcatatttccTTCCTTCATGTCCTTGTACATGTAGATGTTGTACGTCTCTACGtaggaaaagttttaatgcctggtATCCTCTAGATATattaaagttaaatgcattttgtgtttcagaaagatacaATCTCTTTTGGAtcttgatgggcatttttttccttcatgcataAGGtatgaaaattaactaagttgtggatcaactttgagatgctccctcaggtaaaaacTGGTTTGTACAATGTATTGTATTGAatgtccttaattgacatggacaataggcatcttcacaactataggtgagttaaagagtttatccgagtcagtgagtggacagtatcaaagtaattcaggtgtttgtttatttttacaccttctgcagaaaggaaaaaaaaatgcccatcaaaaaccaagaaagattttatctttcttaaacacgaaatgcatttaactttatatatctagtggatgataggccttaaaactttccaaacggTATAGGTACatgtaagtctgtacacagagtagtttttgatgtgaaaatacggccatatttgtccatttgttatgagtAAATTTAACTTTGAAAACTAGTGAAGTATTTTGACAGATTTACTGGACTGCTTTGtactattacatgtacatgttagtGATAAGTCTTTGTTAAGACttgaaacaaaattttcatttcacTTTAGTTTTTGattaatgtatttttcaaatgggtcccttgaacatcaaatttggaatttttatcttaattgggaattttttatgcCTAAAATCTACCAAGACTAAATCACAatattttcctgtaaaaatggaaaatatatattaattaagtTTCACCTGTACCATTTGTACACTGAAGTAAGTTGTAAAATGTTATAGAATTCTGGATGGGCttatattaatattatatgaTTACCAGATCACTTGAATTGACAGTTATTGGATTGAGGCCAGGGAAGTtgttacatgaatatcattgcacatgATGCACTATTATCTTGGCTGTAAACTATAAAGTGGAATGATcccttagacatgttagagataatacacatttaaaaaaataaataaatcaataatcATGTAACTATTTATTTCACAACAAACATTACaaacataaccatgataacactTGCCTATACACGCAGTTCCTAACATCCactttaatgtttaaaaaaccCATGGATACAACATGGTCATGATACATGTAGAAGGCTataaaatgctccaaaattgcatgcaaaataattcaaacaagaataCTTATATGGCCTGATTTATATACAACTTACATGacttacaagacaataaatgaatataaaatattatatacagcaGCTAAAATGATGTACTTTGACCtcttatggtttacttttacaaattgtaacttggatgaagagttgtctcattgacactcataccacatcttcttatatctattaaactAATTCAGATGCtttgaacatatatacatgtattgatcaTGTAGGTTTCttgctagctatatatatatacattttagcatgtacatgtatgtaatttatcattttccatgtATTCATTTCATTTCtctatttttcatttcaatttgcaGGACAATGAAGAAAGTAAGAAATCATCATCTGAAGAAGAAGCTAGTGACAAGGAACCTGAGCCAGATCTTCTAGATACATATACAGTTATAACACGCCCATCCGATTCTGGAAATAACACGAATAATGCATATCGTCAGAGAAGTACATTGATGAGTAATAGTGACAATGACGATGATTCCTCCGCTTCAAGTGACGAAGACACTGATTTGTGGAAattgaaaaagtcaaaatatttttctaataagACGGACAATAAAGATGTTCAATTATCAAGTGTTATAAAGTCACCAATTAGGGCATCCACCAATGGTGTTTCTCAAAATGGAGCTGTATCAGGAAGAAATATAAACTTTAATTCAGGGGAAAAGCGCAAACGGTCGAATAATGTTTGGGGCTCAGTTCTGACTGAACAATCTTTAACACAAACCATGGGATCAATAGGGGTGGAAAGGAAAGATCATGTTCTGAACAGTTATAGAAATGTAGAAGCTTATGATTATTTACAAGCCCATGATGATGATAGACCTTTTGACGAAGAAACCAGCAAGAAACCAGACAGTGTTGACCCATTTCAGAAAGTAATTGACTCTGATAATGAAGAAGATAGTAATAAAAGAGGATATAAGCGTCGTAAAAAGCAGCATAACAAACCCCATGATAACCATAGTAATAAAAGACAGAAACGTTACCGTACTTGTAATCCTGGCGACAGTGATGAAATTGTAGTTAAAACAATTGTTGAAAATTTGCACGAAGGAAAACCTCATCTCGTAGGTATGAAAGAATTCACTTTTAACCACCAGACCTGGATGTATGTCTATCCAAGAAATTTATAATTGTATCGTCTTGGATTTGTATCAATAtccaatataatatatataagggGATTTAGTTTTAGAATTGCTTTAAACCAGGTGTTTACTGAAGTATCATTTTGTAtgctacatttgtacatgtttctGTGTTGATAgttaatcaacatgatcaaggtcGCAATTGGTTAACTATGGCGTCAGAACCTAAAAGTTAATTAGCAGTTCAAATTTTAGatgaacaatcacagaatgaattattttttgtcgATTTTACATTGGAATCATGACATTAGGgatttgtaataaatttaaagaaCAAGTACAGTTTAGTATTTATATGATGCATTGGTCCTTTAATttaacattaacatgattaacatgttgaaaattttaatcatacatgtacaaaacaacaacaaaaaaatgtaacTTATTCCTTTATATGACTTTAACTTGGTTGGTGTGAGTTAAGATAtgaatagacatgatagacacaGAATTGTTTTTGCAAAATTAGTAAggtattacatgtacatgatgttttATGAAATGAGTCAAAatcaatttaatatt carries:
- the LOC139519760 gene encoding phosphorylated adapter RNA export protein-like, with protein sequence MEQGDFEEGEILDSDGDDQNNKDNEESKKSSSEEEASDKEPEPDLLDTYTVITRPSDSGNNTNNAYRQRSTLMSNSDNDDDSSASSDEDTDLWKLKKSKYFSNKTDNKDVQLSSVIKSPIRASTNGVSQNGAVSGRNINFNSGEKRKRSNNVWGSVLTEQSLTQTMGSIGVERKDHVLNSYRNVEAYDYLQAHDDDRPFDEETSKKPDSVDPFQKVIDSDNEEDSNKRGYKRRKKQHNKPHDNHSNKRQKRYRTCNPGDSDEIVVKTIVENLHEGKPHLVERILCVIGKEKAIELMYATEDIEEEGGMKTFDGKRRRTPGGVYIQLIKQDKNVTKDMVDEIFAEEQKKYQKELKIESKKRQREKRRLMKMLPQNRLLQSGNQGRKEKKGEAKKDIDEGEMETGDVEKKLNSSNDEDFLNQEEEQLDVILGDEMS